The following are encoded together in the Neomonachus schauinslandi chromosome 15, ASM220157v2, whole genome shotgun sequence genome:
- the GJC1 gene encoding gap junction gamma-1 protein: MSWSFLTRLLEEIHNHSTFVGKIWLTVLIVFRIVLTAVGGESIYYDEQSKFVCNTEQPGCENVCYDAFAPLSHVRFWVFQIILVATPSVMYLGYAIHKIAKMEHGEADKKTARSKPYAMRWKQHRALEETEEDHEEDPMMYPEMELESEKENKEQNQPKPKHDGRRRIREDGLMKIYVLQLLARTVFEVGFLIGQYFLYGFQVHPFYVCSRLPCPHKIDCFISRPTEKTIFLLIMYGVTGLCLLLNIWEMLHLGFGTIRDSLNSKRRELEDPGAYNYPFTWNTPSAPPGYNIAVKPDQIQYTELSNAKIAYKQNKANIAQEQQYGSHEENLPADLETLQREIRMAQERLDLAIQAYSHQNNPHGPREKKAKVGSKAGSSKSSASSKSGDGKTSVWI, from the coding sequence ATGAGTTGGAGCTTCCTGACTCGCCTGCTAGAGGAGATCCACAACCATTCCACATTTGTGGGGAAGATCTGGCTCACTGTATTGATTGTCTTCCGGATTGTCCTTACAGCTGTAGGAGGGGAGTCCATCTATTATGATGAGCAAAGCAAATTTGTATGTAACACAGAGCAGCCAGGTTGCGAGAACGTCTGCTATGATGCCTTTGCACCCCTGTCCCATGTGCGCTTCTGGGTATTCCAGATTATCCTGGTGGCAACCCCCTCGGTGATGTACCTGGGCTATGCCATTCATAAGATTGCCAAAATGGAGCATGGCGAAGCAGACAAGAAGACAGCTCGAAGCAAACCCTATGCAATGCGTTGGAAACAGCACCGGGctctggaagaaacagaagaggacCATGAAGAGGATCCCATGATgtatccagaaatggaattggagagtgaaaaagaaaataaggagcaGAACCAACCTAAACCCAAGCATGATGGCCGAAGGCGGATTCGAGAGGATGGGCTTATGAAGATCTACGTGCTGCAGTTGCTGGCAAGGACCGTTTTTGAGGTGGGTTTTCTGATAGGGCAGTATTTTCTGTACGGCTTCCAAGTCCATCCATTTTATGTGTGCAGCAGACTTCCCTGCCCTCATAAAATAGACTGCTTTATTTCTAGACCCACTGAAAAAACCATCTTCCTTCTAATAATGTATGGTGTTACAGGCCTTTGCCTACTGCTTAACATTTGGGAAATGCTTCATTTAGGGTTTGGGACAATTCGAGACTCGCTAAACAGTAAAAGGAGGGAACTGGAAGATCCGGGTGCTTATAATTATCCTTTCACTTGGAATACACCATCTGCTCCCCCTGGCTATAACATTGCCGTCAAACCAGATCAAATCCAGTACACCGAACTGTCCAACGCTAAGATTGCCTACAAGCAAAACAAGGCCAACATCGCCCAGGAACAGCAGTATGGCAGCCATGAGGAGAACCTCCCAGCTGACCTGGAGACTCTGCAGCGAGAGATCAGAATGGCTCAGGAACGCCTGGATCTAGCAATCCAGGCCTACAGTCACCAAAACAACCCCCATGGACCCcgggaaaaaaaagccaaagtggGGTCCAAAGCTGGGTCCAGCAAGAGCAGTGCTAGTAGTAAATCAGGGGATGGGAAGACCTCCGTCTGGATTTAA